The Elaeis guineensis isolate ETL-2024a chromosome 12, EG11, whole genome shotgun sequence sequence TTAGCATTCCACAATATAATGCTAGGATTTAGTGCAGCATCTTTCAGCTCCATATTTGGACATAACgaaagtcagatcaaagaaattGTCTAAAAATAAACATTTTTCTGATTATACTCAAGTATGCATCATAATACAGATGACTGAACAATTTCTTTTTTCATAATTAATGCCAAAGTTAGCCATGACAAGCAACTTTGCAGCAACAAGCAGACGTGGAAATTTTTATGAATATGAAATAAAGGTCTGCAGTTCTTCCATGACCAGTATATTCAACATGAATCTAAGAAACACTTGACCATGGTTGCTATGATCAACTAAGAGAAATACTCATTAAAAAATGAAACAGGAAAAGTTTTTGTCGTACAAAGATCCCTAGCTCCAAAATAACATTGTGTAAAGCTTCAAGAAAGCTAATAAATGGCAAATCAAAGGTCAGATCAATACAGGCTAAAACCAAAGAACTGGCTAATAAGAATGGCAAGTCCCATGGATATGGCTACAAGAGAAGCAACCCATGTCAGTTTCTCTGTTATCCTAGGAACCCTTTCTTTCAATGCCTGAGTACATGAACCAATAAAAGCTGTGTAACTCCCCATCGCAAACACAGTTCCAACAAGAAACATACCTAAAAAAGCAGCACCCGCCAGGCGAGAAGGAAGAGCAAGTGCCGGCATGACCATCATGAGCGCATCTGGCTGCAGTCCATGCACAATGCCAGTGGCGACAGTTGCAAACCCCAAATTTTTCCTCCCACTGGTACCAGCATCTAAGGGTTCAATGATACTAACATCACACTCCCCATTATCTAGAGCAATGCATGGGGTGGGCACCTCTGAAGCCTCCCTGATTCCAACAGCTCCAATAACAAGCAGAGTTAAACCCACGATTCTGGTCCCCCATGTTCGGATGACCTCAATGTGCAGACGATCCTTGAGCATAAGAAATAGCAAACCAAATATTACTTGGCCGGCATCATGGCCACAGCCCCAAAGGGCCCCTACTATAGCACTTTCCATCTTTGATCGACCAATGGATAAGGGAGCCAAGGCAGCGAGATGGTCAGGGCCTGATAGCGTGTGCAGGCAACCAGCAAAAAAACCAGTCCATGCACTGTTTAGCAACTCATTTCTAATAAGTCTTCCACTTGTCTTAGCGGCAGACTGCATTGTTGCATAAGCTGGTGGTGCTAGAATTGGCTGGATTATGATCACAATAAATGCTGATACTATAATGTAAACCAGAGCAGAAGCAACCTGAAATATTGTAAAATGTAGACTTTATTCAGAATTATCAAAGACTTAGCAAACCACAAAAGAACCCCCAATAATCATAGAAGTTGGTTAGCATAATTATGAATGAGAAACACCAAAATAACTAGTCTGATACATGGCAAGATATCTCCTTTTTGAATCCTTTTGAATCAAAATGGTCATGCAAGCGGCGTGCAGAAGTCAATTATAGGAAATAGAACAAGCATATAATAATTTGGAAGCCAAAACTCTACTGCAGCAAACCTTAAGTTTGAAACAGCCATGCCAACTACACTGCCTACATGATCCTCCCATCAAATATCAAAGACCACAAAAACACAAAGGTCCTAGCTTCTACGCTTTATGACATAATCCTGCTGGTACATGAAATTCACTTTCATAATGTTTGGATGCCTATACATAAGAAATGCATGTAGTTAGGGTTGCATGTGGTTGTAGTTGTTGTATTAGTAACTCCATCTCCAGTGTTTGCTTCAATGTGTTTGCAGttccagaaaataaaatcttatgtTTGTTTGTTTGTAAATGAGAAGCGTAATTCTATTTGGTTATACTATTAAAGTATGTTCTAATTATTTCTCCACCATTCATTGTCTTTGTTGGAACTTAAACCCATCATATAGAAGCCTCTAAAGCCTTTTTAGTTGCAGTAGGTTGTCTTAGGCTAATTTGGCCATAAGATAAAACACTGTAAAAGGGCTCCCAGAGGTAATTTGACTTGTAGTATTCTAATCAACCTGCAGCAATCCAAACACTAGAAAAAGGCCATCTCCTGCTAGGAAGGCTGAGTCATACCCCTGCGTAAGCCCaacctgaattttttttttttttttaggaatgggaCTTAAGACCAAGCTTTGGCTCAAAGATGTTTTCAAAGTTCTGGCCCAAGCCAGGTCCAAAACAGATCAGGCCAAAACTGTAAAAACTGTAACTGCCATTATCCTCCTCTCCTCCACCACAATGCAAGATTagacaaaaagaagaaagaagaagagagagagagagagagagagagagagagagagagagagagggagagagaagtcCCCCACACCATCACAGCTGGCTACTCATCAGTGGCGCCACCACATGTTGCCCAATCCCGGTGGTGCCCACCACCTCTTCCCATAACATCATCATGCTAGTCCTCCTTGTCATCTCCTTCCTCGACCCCTTCCCTCCCTTGCCGCACCGCCTACCTCTTCTCCTCCTATCCATCAGATTGCCAAAAGCTAATTAAATCAGAGAAATCTCAGAACCAAACTCCACCAACCCAATCAGTCCACCAAAGGAAGAGAAAATAGCAGCAGCAATTCAGACAACCGCCTTCCTATCAAATGTGCACTCAGAGCAACCCCTCAATAATTCAATTAGGAAATAGTAGACAAAACTTTATGGTTATTTCTTCAATTTGCTTTCCCCATGCAACTTCATAGCCCTCACGGTAGCTTCATCAATGTTATCCACCAAATAAAAAGGCTTGCTCAAGAAGACCATCTAATTCTCCGAAAAGGATCAATTAAAACCCCTTACTATTTCTTCAAGACTAATATATTTTCCTGGAGAACCACTAGATACTTCTGCCATGAAGAATGGTTGTGACAAGAAATGCTCAGTTTTTCATACTTGCACTATAGTTAAACGATCTTCTTTGGATAATTCATCCAACCAAAAGATAGGTATAATGTCCTGAAGTTCTTTACAACGTCATAAAGTTTGCTTAACTCTTTGCACAATTTCATAATGTTCCTAACCAATGATTGGAGGTTGTAATATAGCCAACATTGAATCTAATAGATCCACCATTGGATAAATACCTTTAGTAGCTAATACTTTTGATAGTATGGTAATAGCATTTTAAATGTGCCAACATCATGGCAGGAATAAGATTACTCAAATCATTTGCAGGTACATAAATTGCTTGGATCGAAGTTATAGATCCTTCTTTGGTAGAGGTTACATACGTAAATCCTATTATATGAAAATAGGCATAATTCGTCCATGAAAGAGTATAAAGAATAGGtgcatatctaatctatatgcaaaaaaaaaaaaaaagaacaattgTTAGTGAAATCgaaataatgaatcataaatcaagtTTGGTTCGAATTCCATACATAATCTAACATAGACAATATTTTCTATAATAACAGACAAATGAAATACACTAACGACTCCATCTGCTTAACATGTTGCAAAAATGAATTGGCTTCCAAAACCCCTTCTTGTGCCCTTTAACCTTGCCGTGAACGCCACCAAACCCTCAAATTCGAATCACTTCcctctcttgaagaaatggcctacAAGTACACCACCAAAAGAAGTGTGTCGTAATCATCCCCAAGCAGGAGTGGGTGGGATAAGGTCTAGTCGGGGCTTAGGCGAGGTTGGGCCTGCTTACGGCCAGCTTCGAACCTGATTATAGGCTAGGCCTGGTTTGTGAGTCCAATGGTCAAGCAACTCCTGACTGTGAACATCTTTAGGCCTTATTTTTAAGCCCAAACCCAACCCAAATTGCCTCAAGCCCGAAGCTGACCCAGACTGATAAGCCTTGGGCTAGGCCAAGACCAGTTCCAGCCCTACCTCCTCCAACTGGCTTTCACTTCCACCCAGTTGCAAGTTTCCAATtaccaaaaataaataattctacTGCATATACATGTTACATTTTACACTCAACTGCAATACCATAGTTACTTACTCAAGACATGAAGACATCAAATGCATTGTCGAAGCAAGGAATCTGCTTGTTTACGTTACGTCAAGGCAGCATATTTAGTCTTCACTAGTGCTTGGCAAGAGATGTTAAGCTTCAGCTTCATGGGAAATATTATCCAGCACTCTTATCAAAGGATAACAAACTAAAATGCTTCATTCTTCATCTTCTACAGCAACCGCAATCCCTCAACCCCGCACCCCCCCTCCCTTCTTTCccacaagaagaaaaaaaggataaaagattCTCTTTGTGAAGCCAAAATTTGCAGATTCTATCACCTCCTCCACAAGCCAAGGCCATCAAAATCCACTTTATTGTACATCCCAAATGAATGTTTCTGAATTCCAATATTATGCTTGGTTCATTCCTCTAACATATCATTTTCTATATCAAGGCATTTAAAGAAAGTGGGCACATGCACTTACACTCTTTTACCAAAGATTTAATGTTATGCATCTAATCCAATTGATGAATATGGTCCAAAAGGAAGTTTAAAACATCAAAGCATGATCCATATTACTAAGTTAATTTGGAGCATGGTTTGCCGTACCGTCCTATATCGTTCGGTATGGGATGTACTGTACCATATCAAGAGGAAATCGATATGAAATCCCACTTCGAGTCAGTACAAACCCCGTACTGCCTGTACTGAGACAAACCATCCCATACCGAAGTGCATACCGATCCATACCGAAGCATACCGACCTAAACCAAGGTGTACCaaaataaaaattgagaaaaatgatTTGGGAGCTATTTTTGCACAGGATGTGTACCGTACCATACCAAATCAATAAAAACCAATATGGTACCCAATACCGAGATAGCAAACCTCGCTTTGGAGAATACATAGAGGTACAACATTAAAATTGCCAATGTCTTGTAAGCACAATAATGCCAATCCaaagaaaaatttgaaaatatatttattcAAAATTGAACAAAATGCCCACTAACCACAAGCCTCATCCTCTAGTTGTAACCTTGAGCCATGTGGTCCTTTATTCACATCTTCATTATTGTGAAGATAAAATATCgactaaaaataataataagttgTTTTTTAATTTACCTTAAAAGTAAGTTCCAAATATGTTATACATGACCTGTAACAAACTAAAAGCATTTCATATCATGTCCATGTTATACATGCACCGGCTACACACTAGGGAAAATAAGTTTGAGCGTCAAAAGGCAAAtcaaaaaaatgttacaatgtcTATCTTCACAAGCATTGAAAAATGAATATACATGCACACAACACTACCAAGTAGAAACTTATTCCAAACCATAAATATGCTATAGACGATGAAGaaaaaacaaatatatatattctTACCATTAGAAACATAAATTATGCTATaactaaaaaaagagatacatGGGATGTACTTACAAGCTTCATACATCCAGTGTGACCTCCCCAAATTATCTTTTTCTTATTGCAATTCCATAATATGCTTGTATCCATTATGTTCCCTAGATAATGCAACATTAAGATATTCCAATACAAAGAAAAGGAGCTCgagttttcaaatgaaaaatcattattattgTTCTTGTTACTATATATCAATCTTCATAACTAAAGTATTGTGTGGAATTACAAATGTCATTAGGTGATGTAATGATAACAGAAAAATATAAGCTAAGTCATTTTAGACTAACAAGGCACCAAATTGTTCCAGTCTATACCATAGTATCTCATTGTGAATTTGTAATATAATACAACATAGGTCAACACACAAGACATGCTATTTATTGTAGCATGTTACTTATTATGTGGTATGGTGCAATACAAATCAGTAGTTAAATCATTAGCATAAAGGCATTGGAAGTGAGCCTCTCCATTATAAATATACAttagaatcaaaaataaaatgaaatgtCTCCTGGGATAAAATTTCTGCAAAGAAACTAAAGCattgcaggaaaaaaaaaaaaaaagaatatctgGAGCATAAACTTTCCATAAATGGATATTTGATTAGCATCAATAATGAAAATATTGACTACATAATTGCAAATACCCAATATCTCCTCAAAGTCATGAAAAAAGTTATTAGCAACTACGCAGCACATTGTTCCCCCCACAAGTTGTAAAGCCAAATGTCGCATCTTCAACCTGAAGTGACTTGTAACATATCGTGACCACTAGATGTGCAGATGTTGCAGTTTCAACTAAGTGGAAGCAGCATAGCAACATGATGTTGTTAATGGATCACATAATTCACAAGAAGTCAAGAGGAAAGTACTTGAATGCTTATATGTTCATGTCCTACAATTAACAACTAAATTTTTTGTCCAAGCAATTCAATCTATCATGTGGCATAATATGCAATTacataaacaaataaaaaaaaatcaaaatcaaaagttGCAACTATAATGTCCATAGCATCTCTTGGAAAATGGAGAGATTTATTTAAGAAACACAATGATAACAAGTAAAATCACTTAAGCTCATCCATAGATTGTGATAGAACAATGCCTCATGTGAATATTAGACCAATCAAGCAATTGCAAGGAGAACCGTTTCAAGAACaccaatttaaattttttttttttaaaaaaaaggaggagaaagaaacAAATTAGATTGTTGAGAAGCAAAAAAGGTTAACTTCTTAATTTTCAACAATTCCACGCATAATGAATGTGTATGCATCACTTGACAGCAAGAACGCGTTTTTCTAAAAGTAAACATTAGACTCCTACTCTAAGAAAGCCAGATACGCATGCTTCACATCATTGGTCCATACCAGCCTTATAATAACAAGAAACAATATCAGAAAGCAATTTTCACAGGAACATCCAATCTACAAACATCCACTATCCAACAACACAAACATTTCTTAACCTAAAATGGGGTACAAGCCTCGTATATTAGGCACCAGCTATACAATCCTAGTAGCACAATtataatcaaaaatctaatttttagctGACCGATCAATTCAAGCGCCAGACAAAGAGGAAAAACAAGAGATACATCACTTCTATAGAAACAGAAGAAGGTCTCAAACAGAGACCAGCATAAGAAAAGGAACAGAAAAAAGGACGCAAGATTGCACCTTTTGGGGAAATAAGACCGCCAATTCCCTTCCTGAGGCCAATTGGCGACATGGCCGAGCTCGCCTCGCCTGCTCTTCATAGCGAGGAACCGAGACCCTcccaggagatttgaagaagagagAAGCAACGGGCTTGAAGCTGCCATGGCGTGGGAAGAAAGGGAGGTTATATCTTGCCTTGGAGGGGACTCCGAAGAGGAGGGGACGAGGTCTCGAGAGAGGAGTTTGGGAgtggagaggagaggaagagatgAGCCTCTCCATGGATGAGGCGTTCGGTTTGCCTCCAGAAAGAGAAGTTGCGGGTAGAGGAGAGGGATGTATTTGCTTATGAGAACCGTTGGTTGGGGATCAACCGGACTTGGAGCGATGAGATCAACCCGGCAGATTTTCTCACGTCTGTTTTTATGTCCCCTCTCTGGTGGGTGGAAAAATGTTCTAATTcaggagtcaaaaaaaaaaaaaaatacaaatggcTTGCTAGAAAAGTGCTCATAGCACACAAGTAACATAGATAATGTCTTATTTTTCTGTTGACATGAtaagattaataaaatatttaacaatCTCGGATGATtggggataattttttttctctatagtTTGCTCAAAAATAACTTCTATCTTCAAAGAACGCATAATAGATTTTCAAGATATAATTTCAGTAATCCTTAAACAATAAAGAAGAAGCCATCTACCTTAGATTATTTGTGGATGTATTGGACTGACATTATAGAAAAATTCTAAGCATTCTTATACATGGTTTCATCGGCTCTACATATCTATCTGAAGCCTATATAGTATGTTTTGATTCCATCACCTCTCTTTTAATTGCATCAACCCGTAGAATCCTTGCATAATGATCCACCTAAACTTATGGTGGCAATTGTTTTTACCAAATTAAATTGCAGCTTAGTGGCCATTTTATTAGCTATTATATTTTGCTTAAATATATTATGGTAGTTTTTATTAATGATAGTTTATCCGTACCACCAATTTGACCCTGTGTCCATAAAATCCACAAATGTTGGCGTTAGCTAGCTCGCAGGACCAGAATAGATGGAGAAGATACAAATTTGAATGCAGTAATAAATCCCAATATTCAAGCACAAACCACCTCAATTAAATCGTCAGTGAATTTTGTCCTTCACTCAAACATTCAAAATAAAAATCCCTTTATGAACTACCTACAACTACACTTATGCTCCAAATAACTCTCATGATCTACCAAACAAGATGGAGTTCCAGCATAACTGGTTCTGTGAATAGCCCCAGAAGAGAATGAGTCAATCCTGAGCTGCCGCTTGAACGCCGTTATGAAAGCCTCCACCCTTGCATTCAGTTCTTCTGCATCCCCATCCTCCTCTCCCTCATCCCCTCCcaactctgcaacaaactccctCTGCTTCTTTTCTATGGTCGAAGCCGGAGAGCTCGATCTCTTCCCTCTCTGTCtgctcttattcttcttcttgagcgCATCAGTTGGAGACTTGCACTTGCTCTCAATGCCGCATTTAGGTTGGACGGATATAACAACTATGGAAGCAATGATCAGGTTCAGAAgtaggaagaggagaagagatggagtgACCACCGAAGCTAATGGCCATTGCTTTAGAACGCAAGGCAAGAACTTTTTGAGGCCTGAGACAAAGAGAGCAGCTCCGGCTGCTGCTAAGGCCGTCTCTAGAATCTCTTCTTCCCTTCTTAACTTCCTCTTCTCTTGCTCCATTTCTTCTTCTGCTTTGACGTCCGTGGCTTGGCTTCTCTTGCCTTATATCGTCACGTAGCCCAAGTAGTTACTAAAATATGCGAAATATTATAACAACCCAGTTCATCACGGATAATGTGACAACAAGAAAATGGATCACACGCGTGGTTGGTGGGACCCAAGCTTGTTTCCGAGTAGAGGAAGAAGTGAAAGTTTTGGTTAAGTTATCGGTTGTTGGATAACAATGGAGTAGTGTCAGGGCTTTTGTCGCGCCTGCGGAGCCGACCACGACGCACCGGTAGGGATTGTGTCGGGGGGTCTCGTCCGACAGGACATCAGCTACATTGCATTGTTCACAGATGACACATACGAGAGGAAAGTTGCTCGACACGTATACAAGGGCGACGTGAATATGTGTGGCCCCACCTGCATTTCGATGGATCCGCTGTGGCGCGTGTTAGGTGGGGAGAGCATGAGACGTGGGGGATATGATTAGGATCTCTTTCTCGGCCTGCGGAGCACTGGAACCGATCACGTGGAGGGCCTAGATCATCAGCTGAGATTCACGAAACAGCAAGAGAACCTTCAAACCGAACAAAGTATCGACACGTTTAAGGTTGGTTGACACCATGTTACGTGTTGTTGCGATATTTGTTTAGAAGATCTGTTTTGGTGTTGGTGAACGGCGCTTTTAGTTTTGGGATCCATGGAGTCCGCTAGTCTGTTGGTTGGGTGATAAAGCAGTGGAAAAagtagataaattttttctacttTTCATGTTGGCGTGTTAGGGACAAAATAATAACTTTTCAGGAAAGATTGGTAAATAAAAGGCAGGGGTTCACTTTTCTGCAGTACTGGGTGTCTGGTCCCTGGCGCGGTTCGCTGGTCCCTTCGTTAAGCTATCACTTGCGATAAATTTAGCAGAGTTAAAAAGATTAGGGCAAAATGTACCAAGATTACTACATAGAAGAGCTGAAATTAAAAGTGATAAACTGTTAATGCATTCTGCATGGTATGACTTCATCTTGACACATGGATGATGTTGTGGTCAGAGATATTCCTGGCTCAAGAGAATCGGTTTTCGTTCTCACAAAGGTGAGTTATTGTCCGCTCTGATTTTTAACCATCTTGAATCTTTAAGTTTCAGATCATCTTGAGCATCacgattttattctttaaaaaatacCTCACAAATAAAAGAAAATCTCATTTTATACAAATCATAATTCTTTTTGACTCGCAATCGATATGAGATTAAAGATATACTTTTTCTAACGACAGATGATTAACATGTATATGAGAGATGTAACGAAGAGTCAATTTTTGTTTAGCTTATTAGCATCCTTCTTTATCCTAATAAACATGTGAGATATGAACCTCCTCTAGTTCTAGGGCAACAATTTTGGACTTTCCTATATTTCATATCGTGTGCTTTTTGATGACGGGGATAAACTTGTTTCTGTTGAACAAGAAACAGGACATTGAGCCTAGTTCCAAGTTTCAACTTTCAGCTTTCAACAAAAACCATCtggttttacccaaaaaaaataaaaaccatctGGTTTGGCCTCCAGAATACAGAAAAAGCTATTGGATAGAGCATGCACTGAACCACTCAATATTGAACCTAGGCTTCAGGCTTTGAGTAATTTCTAGTAATCAAGTGGAGGGAAGCGTGCCTGTGTCAGTGCTTTCAATTTGTGTACAACAACCCTTGGCTCGAGTTTAAGTGGCTATACACCAATTGTAATTTGTGTAGACATATTACAAGTTGGGTGAGAGAAGACGGGAGGAATGGATGGACTTGTAGTTTCACGATAAAACTGAGCTTAAGATTGATGCATTAACACAGAGCATACacggaacaaaaatcatataggcAGGCACTATAAAATATCGTATGGAGTGAACTTCATgacatatcatattttttttaatattaattttaaaaaataaatttaaaaattaaattttttttttactaacaGAATTATTAGTTCCGTGATTAAaatattctctttctttctcatttttagcGTGATATATACTATATAACAATATGATACACACTAAATATATAACTAAATGATacatactaaaaatttttttaatatatacccTGTAATGATT is a genomic window containing:
- the LOC105055110 gene encoding chloroplast protein FOR GROWTH AND FERTILITY 2 isoform X1, giving the protein MERLISSSPLHSQTPLSRPRPLLFGVPSKARYNLPFFPRHGSFKPVASLFFKSPGRVSVPRYEEQARRARPCRQLASGRELAVLFPQKVASALVYIIVSAFIVIIIQPILAPPAYATMQSAAKTSGRLIRNELLNSAWTGFFAGCLHTLSGPDHLAALAPLSIGRSKMESAIVGALWGCGHDAGQVIFGLLFLMLKDRLHIEVIRTWGTRIVGLTLLVIGAVGIREASEVPTPCIALDNGECDVSIIEPLDAGTSGRKNLGFATVATGIVHGLQPDALMMVMPALALPSRLAGAAFLGMFLVGTVFAMGSYTAFIGSCTQALKERVPRITEKLTWVASLVAISMGLAILISQFFGFSLY
- the LOC105055110 gene encoding chloroplast protein FOR GROWTH AND FERTILITY 2 isoform X3, whose product is MERLISSSPLHSQTPLSRPRPLLFGVPSKARYNLPFFPRHGSFKPVASLFFKSPGRVSVPRYEEQARRARPCRQLASGRELAVLFPQKVASALVYIIVSAFIVIIIQPILAPPAYATMQSAAKTSGRLIRNELLNSAWTGFFAGCLHTLSGPDHLAALAPLSIGRSKMESAIVGALWGCGHDAGQVIFGLLFLMLKDRLHIEVIRTWGTRIVGLTLLVIGAVGIREASEVPTPCIALDNGECDVSIIEPLDAGTSGRKNLGFATVATGIVHGLQPDALMMVMPALALPSRLAGAAFLVEEKEMLLLEVE
- the LOC105055110 gene encoding chloroplast protein FOR GROWTH AND FERTILITY 2 isoform X2, translated to MERLISSSPLHSQTPLSRPRPLLFGVPSKARYNLPFFPRHGSFKPVASLFFKSPGRVSVPRYEEQARRARPCRQLASGRELAVLFPQKVASALVYIIVSAFIVIIIQPILAPPAYATMQSAAKTSGRLIRNELLNSAWTGFFAGCLHTLSGPDHLAALAPLSIGRSKMESAIVGALWGCGHDAGQVIFGLLFLMLKDRLHIEVIRTWGTRIVGLTLLVIGAVGIREASEVPTPCIALDNGECDVSIIEPLDAGTSGRKNLGFATVATGIVHGLQPDALMMVMPALALPSRLAGAAFLGIILLKVSLATMCIKWSLVEMFKLSLLPGFIEPSA
- the LOC105055109 gene encoding uncharacterized protein, with the translated sequence MEQEKRKLRREEEILETALAAAGAALFVSGLKKFLPCVLKQWPLASVVTPSLLLFLLLNLIIASIVVISVQPKCGIESKCKSPTDALKKKNKSRQRGKRSSSPASTIEKKQREFVAELGGDEGEEDGDAEELNARVEAFITAFKRQLRIDSFSSGAIHRTSYAGTPSCLVDHESYLEHKCSCR